A stretch of the Ignavibacteriota bacterium genome encodes the following:
- a CDS encoding STAS domain-containing protein: MEIRVEETPAFTHITLTGRLDIEGSGQIETRLTAYTSTTDEARIVLDLGGVEYLASIGLGLLVRAAQGVQRRRGKLVLLNPQPLVRKVLSSSSIDTLVPVLDEGTDLAAQFQ, from the coding sequence ATGGAAATTCGTGTCGAAGAAACCCCGGCGTTCACTCACATCACTTTAACCGGGCGGCTGGATATCGAAGGATCGGGTCAGATTGAGACGCGGTTGACCGCGTATACGAGCACCACGGATGAAGCGCGGATAGTGCTGGACCTCGGCGGTGTCGAGTACCTGGCCTCGATCGGACTCGGTCTTCTTGTCCGCGCAGCCCAGGGTGTGCAGCGCCGAAGGGGGAAGCTTGTGCTGCTCAATCCACAGCCGCTCGTACGAAAGGTGCTGTCGAGCAGCTCGATCGACACACTTGTGCCCGTTCTTGATGAAGGGACGGACCTCGCTGCGCAGTTTCAATAA
- a CDS encoding alpha/beta hydrolase, protein MPTLIIILVYALPTAHTVRAQSWKHPQVELRGTEVRTIHSKAVDGMEYKIFIGLPDNYSSSSDTYPALYFLDGWNQFGILVETYRLLRLFNDIPPLVLIGISWEGDEKAHVYNRARDYIPTHLSQHVLAERFGQDYADLFPASGGAPKFLAFIQDELIPFVEREYRIDTTSRGIFGHSAGGLFTAWLLFTRPELFQKYLIGSAALWWDDDYVFKQEAEYRAAHDSLTARIFVTVGSEEGEWLVTSWAKLKDRLQYRQYAGLNVTTMMFEGETHSSVIPGTYSRALRVLYGY, encoded by the coding sequence ATGCCGACACTCATCATCATTCTCGTGTATGCACTACCGACCGCGCACACAGTGAGGGCGCAGAGTTGGAAGCATCCTCAAGTGGAACTTCGCGGCACCGAGGTCCGAACAATCCATTCGAAGGCCGTCGATGGCATGGAGTACAAGATATTCATTGGCCTGCCCGATAATTATTCGTCGTCCTCCGATACATACCCTGCTCTGTATTTTCTTGATGGGTGGAACCAGTTTGGCATTCTGGTCGAGACGTATCGTCTCCTTCGATTGTTCAATGACATTCCGCCACTGGTTCTGATAGGCATATCATGGGAAGGGGATGAGAAGGCGCACGTGTACAACAGAGCTAGAGATTACATCCCGACACATCTCTCACAACACGTGCTCGCCGAAAGATTTGGTCAGGATTATGCCGATCTGTTTCCCGCTTCCGGTGGAGCTCCGAAATTTCTCGCATTTATTCAGGATGAACTTATCCCTTTTGTTGAACGGGAATATCGGATCGACACCACAAGCAGAGGCATCTTTGGACATTCAGCAGGAGGTCTCTTTACAGCCTGGCTGCTTTTCACACGTCCGGAATTGTTTCAGAAGTACTTGATCGGGAGTGCGGCGCTTTGGTGGGATGATGACTATGTGTTCAAGCAGGAAGCGGAATACCGTGCGGCTCATGATTCTCTCACGGCCAGAATATTTGTAACTGTAGGAAGCGAGGAAGGCGAGTGGCTCGTAACGAGCTGGGCAAAGCTCAAGGACAGACTCCAGTACCGGCAGTATGCAGGACTCAACGTCACAACTATGATGTTTGAAGGCGAAACGCATTCATCCGTGATACCCGGAACATATTCGAGAGCGCTTCGTGTGCTGTATGGCTATTGA
- a CDS encoding Rieske 2Fe-2S domain-containing protein yields the protein MNRRNALARILAGGASILLLDRTLLHASPMSELRISLSDPRFAALAQVNGTVEIGNSIAPGIEAVLPSGFPLALVRVDATTIVASSMECPHNQCKVGTYNGTQFVCPCHASRFTGAGARVSGPTPRGLTTYPVAIVGSTAIITGIPGSLTWNLTNASDPQVASSFTLEQNEPNPFSTNTRIRFSLAEAAAVTLVVHDATGRRITTLADGRYTQGTHAIDYRAGALVPGVYFYTLTAGSFVETKRMIVE from the coding sequence ATGAACAGACGCAACGCCCTCGCGCGCATCCTTGCAGGAGGCGCATCAATTCTCCTTCTCGACAGAACCCTTCTGCACGCATCGCCGATGTCGGAGCTGCGCATCTCGCTGTCCGATCCGCGTTTCGCCGCGCTTGCGCAGGTGAACGGCACCGTGGAAATCGGCAACAGCATCGCACCGGGCATCGAGGCCGTGCTGCCGAGCGGCTTTCCGCTGGCACTCGTCCGCGTCGACGCCACCACCATCGTCGCGTCGTCGATGGAGTGTCCGCACAATCAGTGCAAGGTCGGCACGTACAACGGCACGCAGTTCGTGTGCCCGTGTCACGCGTCGCGCTTCACCGGCGCGGGTGCGCGCGTGTCAGGACCCACACCCCGCGGACTCACCACCTATCCCGTCGCCATAGTGGGATCCACCGCCATCATCACCGGCATTCCCGGCTCTCTCACATGGAACCTCACCAATGCATCGGATCCGCAGGTGGCCAGCAGTTTCACGCTCGAGCAGAACGAACCGAATCCCTTCAGCACAAACACACGCATCCGGTTCTCCCTTGCCGAAGCCGCCGCGGTCACTCTCGTGGTGCACGATGCGACGGGCCGCCGCATCACCACCCTCGCCGACGGCCGCTATACACAGGGCACACACGCCATCGACTACCGCGCAGGCGCTCTCGTTCCCGGCGTCTATTTCTACACACTCACCGCCGGCAGTTTTGTCGAGACAAAGCGGATGATCGTTGAATAG
- a CDS encoding T9SS type A sorting domain-containing protein: MKHRYNSRVVTALVVCAASILCSFFGPVLSAQTPQFSISETGTASTNSFPWSSTNIPIQLLIRPGQINGAYKGKITAIYMKRGSANSSGTTLPSLNIRMSQPATYDFNASFLTYTTGPTVYSGLATIPAGAVNQWFRITLPAPVLYDPALPLLVRICNTSITGGFSARTYLNSSGPYHRIYNTNPLGSGCSSPNGYGIDRYLYPFGVDEMPACEVPAGMLTVDLTDGVGSPVAFAHIPGTVYASVYLGYPTGASNVSVKADFFRIGNSTAFPDYSTTVNTAKLDNVDLHALLPLSIPPTLMAGYYRVKFTVNSINTCAEYGDTELPEKAFMLLNAGSEPCYVWPGETNHDGVVNYGDRRALNMYISNANLNPIWLNGPSRYRADAAANPLTYYTWEAQPAVPWQTPDGCHMDCDGNGVVNNFDYIAMKLNWMRRYGSLKNAATAFLPGSFDMDQNYPNPFNPSTTIRYSLPEKGFVTLQVHDMLGREVARLVDGDVDRGVHTAVFNGSGLKSGSYLASIMIVGSESGTTFSRTIKLQLDK; encoded by the coding sequence ATGAAACATCGATACAATTCACGTGTGGTCACCGCGCTTGTTGTATGCGCGGCAAGTATTCTGTGTTCCTTTTTTGGGCCGGTGCTATCGGCACAGACACCGCAGTTCTCCATCTCGGAAACCGGTACGGCCAGCACCAATTCCTTTCCCTGGTCGTCAACCAACATACCGATTCAGTTATTGATCCGCCCCGGGCAGATCAACGGAGCGTACAAGGGAAAAATCACCGCCATTTACATGAAACGCGGCTCTGCAAACAGTTCGGGCACGACGCTGCCTTCCTTGAACATCCGTATGTCACAACCCGCGACCTACGATTTCAACGCGTCATTTCTCACCTACACCACCGGACCAACTGTCTACAGCGGTCTGGCTACCATCCCAGCGGGAGCGGTCAATCAGTGGTTCCGCATCACACTTCCTGCGCCCGTGCTCTACGATCCCGCGCTCCCGCTGCTCGTCCGCATCTGCAACACGTCGATCACCGGTGGTTTTTCCGCACGCACGTATCTGAATTCCTCCGGACCCTATCACAGGATCTACAACACGAATCCGCTCGGAAGCGGCTGTTCCTCGCCCAACGGCTATGGCATCGACCGCTATCTGTATCCATTCGGAGTGGACGAGATGCCCGCCTGTGAGGTGCCCGCCGGAATGCTCACGGTGGATCTCACGGATGGCGTGGGTTCCCCCGTCGCGTTTGCACACATTCCGGGAACAGTGTACGCGAGCGTGTATCTCGGGTATCCGACAGGCGCATCAAATGTGTCTGTGAAGGCGGATTTCTTCCGCATCGGCAACTCGACCGCCTTCCCGGATTATTCCACCACGGTCAACACAGCGAAACTCGACAATGTGGATCTTCACGCGCTTCTTCCGCTGTCGATCCCTCCCACGCTGATGGCGGGATATTACCGCGTCAAATTCACGGTGAACTCGATCAACACCTGTGCGGAGTATGGCGACACCGAACTTCCCGAGAAGGCGTTTATGCTCCTGAATGCGGGATCCGAACCCTGTTACGTCTGGCCTGGCGAAACGAATCATGACGGCGTGGTGAATTACGGAGACCGTCGCGCGCTCAACATGTATATAAGCAACGCCAATCTCAATCCCATCTGGCTGAACGGTCCGAGCCGCTACCGCGCGGATGCCGCGGCGAATCCCCTGACGTATTATACATGGGAGGCGCAACCCGCGGTGCCGTGGCAGACGCCTGATGGTTGCCATATGGACTGTGACGGCAATGGTGTGGTGAACAATTTTGATTATATCGCGATGAAGCTGAATTGGATGCGTCGCTATGGCTCTTTGAAAAACGCAGCCACGGCCTTCCTTCCCGGCAGCTTCGATATGGATCAGAACTATCCGAATCCCTTCAATCCTTCCACCACCATACGGTATTCACTTCCCGAGAAGGGATTTGTGACATTGCAGGTGCACGATATGCTGGGCCGTGAAGTTGCGCGGCTTGTGGATGGCGATGTCGATCGTGGTGTTCACACCGCGGTGTTTAACGGCAGCGGGTTGAAGAGTGGCAGCTACCTGGCAAGCATCATGATTGTCGGCAGCGAAAGCGGCACCACATTCTCACGCACCATCAAGTTGCAACTCGATAAGTAA
- a CDS encoding DUF1566 domain-containing protein produces the protein MSSHTPSRCFFVLMMVLCALPVMYGQTYRIVDTGVRTFYNNTTQVPAPVQGAMFYGQDATYSGNQPSYTNNGDGTVTDNVTGLMWQRDMGVKISCADAAIKADTLTLGGHSDWRIPSIKELYSLILFTGRAGGERAGVLFIDTSVFLQPLGNVAAGEREIDAQTWTSTQYIGLTFLRDSTVFGVNFIDGRIKGYPKYKPGSGNRTPSVMYFRMVRGNPAYGKNDYVDNGDGTVTDRATGLMWQRADDGVARDWEQTLTYAEGLSLAGYNDWRLPNAKELQSIVDYTRGPQSTQSAAIDPIFRTTGITDPDGRPGQFPYFWSGTTHLDGQNPGGAAVYVAFGEAQGKVNNVLMDVHGAGAQRSDPKSGNPANYPSYMGPQGDVRLVFNHARCVRTAGAPSSVGALPVAAAPTLAQNEPNPAGATTRIRFTLPSPDAVSLTLHDAVGRAVRTLTDTHLPAGAHTVVLDATSLRPGVYFYRLSTSTVTLSRTLIIE, from the coding sequence ATGTCCTCACACACACCCTCCCGTTGTTTCTTCGTGCTCATGATGGTGCTCTGCGCCCTCCCCGTCATGTATGGGCAGACGTATCGCATCGTCGATACGGGCGTGCGCACGTTCTACAACAACACGACGCAGGTACCCGCGCCGGTGCAGGGTGCGATGTTCTATGGTCAGGATGCGACCTACTCCGGGAATCAGCCCTCGTACACCAACAACGGCGATGGTACGGTCACCGACAATGTGACAGGGCTTATGTGGCAGAGGGACATGGGCGTAAAAATCAGTTGCGCGGACGCGGCCATCAAGGCGGATACGTTGACACTGGGCGGCCACAGCGACTGGCGCATCCCGAGCATCAAGGAATTGTACTCGCTCATACTCTTCACCGGGCGCGCGGGCGGTGAACGCGCGGGGGTGTTGTTCATCGATACCAGCGTGTTTCTGCAGCCGCTGGGAAATGTCGCGGCGGGTGAACGCGAGATCGATGCGCAGACCTGGACGTCCACACAATACATCGGACTCACCTTCCTCCGCGACTCGACCGTGTTCGGCGTAAACTTCATCGACGGACGCATCAAGGGATATCCGAAGTACAAGCCGGGCAGCGGCAACCGCACGCCAAGCGTGATGTACTTCCGCATGGTCCGCGGCAATCCCGCCTACGGCAAAAACGACTACGTCGATAATGGCGACGGGACGGTGACCGACCGCGCCACGGGTCTCATGTGGCAGCGGGCCGATGACGGTGTCGCGCGCGACTGGGAACAAACCCTCACCTACGCCGAGGGATTGTCACTCGCGGGCTACAACGACTGGCGGCTGCCGAATGCAAAGGAACTGCAGAGTATTGTCGACTATACACGTGGTCCGCAGTCCACGCAGAGTGCCGCCATCGATCCGATCTTCCGCACCACGGGCATCACCGATCCCGATGGCCGCCCGGGACAGTTCCCGTATTTCTGGTCCGGCACCACACATCTCGACGGCCAGAATCCCGGCGGCGCGGCCGTGTATGTGGCCTTCGGCGAAGCGCAGGGCAAGGTCAACAATGTGTTGATGGATGTGCACGGAGCCGGTGCACAACGCAGCGATCCGAAGTCGGGAAATCCGGCGAACTATCCCTCGTATATGGGACCGCAGGGCGACGTGCGTCTTGTGTTCAATCACGCGCGCTGTGTGCGTACAGCGGGCGCACCCTCGTCCGTCGGAGCACTCCCTGTTGCGGCGGCCCCGACTCTGGCGCAGAACGAACCGAATCCGGCAGGCGCCACAACACGCATCCGTTTCACACTGCCCTCGCCCGATGCAGTGTCTCTCACCCTGCACGATGCGGTGGGCAGAGCCGTCCGTACGCTCACCGACACACACCTCCCCGCGGGCGCACACACGGTCGTGCTGGATGCAACGTCACTCCGGCCGGGCGTGTACTTTTACCGTCTCAGCACCTCGACGGTCACCCTGTCCCGCACGCTGATCATCGAGTGA
- a CDS encoding right-handed parallel beta-helix repeat-containing protein, which translates to MGPGRALTVPSQAAAVAKDGDTVSIDAGRYTDCATWRQNNLLLRSVGGMAHVSDKSCGGKAIWVIQGRNTTVRDIEFSGATVPDKNGAGIRQEGADLLVERCYFHGNENGILTGANPASSIRVVHSVFEGNGFGDGYSHNMYIGHVGRFEITGSWTHHAKVGHNIKSRADTNIIRCNRISNGSDGTASRDIDLPNGGWSLIEGNEIQHGPQNQNSNTCGYGLEGLSNPAKVLVVRHNTFVNQRSAGTFVMVPASGMDSVRVINNLMAGAGSMFSGGAAVLDTQANAVLRSIADAHFTDAAAYNYHLTAQSPAVDAGISHAQNPAPLFEYVHPAGLRARPLRAAPDLGAYEFEPSTGSEDIPNTDALPELHAIFPNPAGAHLSVSIRLARPSTVRLRLLTVLGEEVMNLDAGACAAGEHVVALDISTLRRGLYWLLAGDTHTWGLRGVLLR; encoded by the coding sequence GTGGGTCCCGGCCGCGCGCTCACGGTTCCAAGCCAGGCCGCGGCCGTCGCGAAGGATGGCGACACGGTGAGCATCGATGCAGGCAGGTACACGGATTGCGCCACATGGCGGCAGAACAACCTTCTGCTGCGCAGCGTTGGCGGCATGGCGCATGTGTCTGATAAAAGCTGCGGCGGCAAGGCGATCTGGGTGATACAGGGACGAAACACCACCGTGCGCGACATCGAGTTTTCCGGCGCCACCGTACCAGATAAAAACGGCGCGGGCATTCGACAGGAGGGGGCGGATCTGCTGGTGGAACGCTGTTATTTCCACGGCAACGAAAACGGCATCCTCACGGGTGCGAATCCGGCCAGCAGCATACGCGTTGTACACAGCGTGTTCGAAGGCAACGGCTTCGGCGACGGCTATTCACACAACATGTACATCGGCCATGTGGGACGTTTCGAGATCACGGGATCGTGGACGCATCACGCGAAAGTGGGACACAACATCAAGAGCCGCGCCGACACAAACATCATCCGCTGCAACCGCATATCGAACGGCAGCGACGGCACGGCGAGCCGCGATATCGATCTGCCCAACGGCGGTTGGTCGCTGATCGAGGGAAACGAGATTCAGCATGGTCCGCAGAATCAAAACTCCAACACCTGCGGGTACGGACTCGAGGGCCTGAGCAATCCCGCGAAGGTGCTCGTCGTGCGGCACAACACGTTTGTGAATCAACGCAGTGCGGGCACCTTTGTGATGGTCCCCGCTTCGGGCATGGACTCGGTGCGTGTGATAAACAATCTGATGGCAGGGGCGGGATCGATGTTCTCGGGCGGAGCTGCGGTGCTCGACACGCAGGCGAACGCCGTGCTGCGCAGCATCGCCGACGCGCACTTCACCGATGCCGCCGCGTATAATTACCATCTCACCGCGCAGTCGCCTGCGGTGGATGCGGGCATCAGCCACGCGCAGAATCCCGCGCCGCTGTTCGAGTATGTTCATCCTGCGGGACTGCGTGCACGTCCGCTGCGTGCCGCACCGGATCTTGGCGCCTACGAATTCGAGCCAAGCACAGGATCCGAGGACATCCCGAACACGGACGCGCTCCCCGAACTTCACGCCATTTTCCCGAATCCCGCCGGCGCGCACTTGTCGGTGTCCATCCGTCTCGCGAGGCCGTCCACTGTGCGGCTGCGCCTGCTGACGGTGTTGGGGGAGGAGGTGATGAACCTCGACGCTGGTGCCTGTGCAGCAGGCGAGCATGTTGTGGCGCTGGATATTTCGACGCTGCGCCGTGGTCTGTACTGGCTGCTGGCCGGGGATACTCACACGTGGGGCCTGCGCGGCGTGCTTCTTCGCTAG
- a CDS encoding transposase has protein sequence MSHSHSKIILHATYRTKNRHTRIPDALHEELWAYTHGILTHVDCPALQIGGVDDHLHLCLRLGRTISTGDLICKVKANTSRWLKAKGLRGFGWSTGYGIFSISQSHVERVVQYIRRQREHHRTMTFKEEYLELLRQNELAFDAFTLRELDL, from the coding sequence ATGTCTCATTCTCATTCAAAGATCATTCTGCATGCGACGTACAGAACAAAGAATCGCCACACCCGGATTCCTGATGCCCTACATGAGGAACTCTGGGCCTATACACACGGTATCCTCACGCATGTGGACTGTCCAGCCCTCCAGATTGGCGGTGTCGACGATCACCTCCATCTCTGTCTGCGTCTCGGAAGAACGATCTCGACAGGCGATCTCATCTGCAAAGTGAAAGCGAATACGTCACGGTGGTTGAAGGCCAAGGGTCTTCGTGGCTTTGGCTGGAGTACGGGGTACGGAATATTCAGCATATCACAATCGCACGTCGAAAGAGTTGTCCAGTACATCCGCCGGCAACGTGAACATCATCGGACGATGACATTCAAGGAGGAGTACCTCGAATTGCTCCGACAGAATGAACTCGCGTTTGATGCTTTCACACTCCGTGAATTGGACCTCTGA
- a CDS encoding sporulation protein → MSSCSIEVRPEGGKSVFVGGATMRGSLVLRATSACTVRGVDLRLRWETSGRGNTVRGKTDEVRVGEPFELQEGDERVFRFELPLPESPISYSGKLFAVQWVLSAEVDVAMGLNPDIDMPFELIAAERAGEGVLGPSFNREALQRAQRVSTGSRMIWSIVAGIIFAAVFILVGALSPNWDHPSSEDILYGAGFFLLALVGFVLIAGGAIQSRMRGQMQASLRNPLLRRGETLQAAVTFTPRRTVRVEYATVRLELREHTRRQAGKSTHVHKHPVYADEHRIRVGEELPAGVPRELFAQMTVPPDQPQSICVRDNELEWRATVRLEFSSGRPIEMEYPIAVLP, encoded by the coding sequence ATGAGTTCCTGCAGCATAGAGGTGCGTCCCGAGGGAGGGAAGTCGGTGTTTGTCGGCGGGGCAACGATGCGCGGAAGTTTGGTGCTGCGCGCGACAAGCGCCTGCACGGTGCGCGGCGTGGATCTGCGGCTGCGTTGGGAGACGTCGGGCCGCGGCAACACGGTGCGGGGAAAAACCGATGAAGTGCGCGTCGGTGAACCCTTCGAGCTGCAGGAGGGCGACGAGCGTGTATTTCGTTTCGAGCTGCCGCTGCCCGAGAGTCCGATCAGTTACTCCGGAAAGTTGTTCGCCGTGCAATGGGTGTTGTCGGCGGAGGTTGATGTCGCCATGGGGCTCAATCCCGACATCGATATGCCTTTCGAACTGATCGCGGCAGAGCGCGCAGGCGAGGGCGTGCTCGGCCCCTCGTTCAACCGCGAGGCGTTGCAGCGAGCCCAGCGTGTGAGCACAGGGTCGCGCATGATCTGGTCCATCGTCGCGGGAATCATTTTCGCCGCGGTGTTTATTCTCGTGGGCGCGCTCTCGCCGAATTGGGATCATCCCTCGAGTGAGGACATCCTCTACGGCGCCGGATTTTTCCTTCTCGCGCTTGTGGGATTCGTGCTCATCGCGGGCGGCGCCATACAGAGCAGGATGCGCGGCCAGATGCAGGCATCCCTGCGCAATCCCTTGTTGCGCCGCGGTGAGACGCTGCAGGCCGCAGTCACATTTACGCCGCGCCGCACCGTGCGCGTCGAGTATGCAACGGTGCGCCTCGAACTTCGGGAACACACGCGGCGCCAGGCGGGCAAGTCGACACATGTACATAAACATCCCGTGTACGCCGACGAGCACCGCATCCGCGTGGGCGAGGAATTGCCCGCCGGTGTGCCGCGCGAGTTGTTCGCGCAGATGACAGTACCCCCCGACCAGCCACAATCGATTTGTGTTCGCGACAACGAGCTGGAATGGCGCGCGACGGTGCGGCTCGAATTTTCATCCGGCCGACCGATCGAGATGGAGTATCCGATTGCGGTGTTGCCGTAG
- a CDS encoding type II toxin-antitoxin system HicB family antitoxin — translation MKTTAHGVAMLEYKGYRGKVEYLDDAHIYHGVILGISDVVTFQCTNAEEMEVAFHESIDDYLAFCEEQGEDPNLVRIVPVPTNNP, via the coding sequence TTGAAAACAACCGCACATGGAGTCGCTATGCTGGAGTATAAAGGATACAGGGGAAAAGTCGAGTACCTAGACGACGCTCATATCTACCACGGAGTGATCCTCGGCATAAGCGACGTAGTAACTTTCCAGTGCACAAATGCAGAAGAGATGGAAGTTGCTTTTCATGAATCGATTGATGATTACCTCGCATTTTGCGAAGAACAAGGCGAAGATCCGAATCTCGTAAGAATCGTACCCGTGCCCACTAATAATCCGTGA
- a CDS encoding B12-binding domain-containing radical SAM protein yields MSTIRFLMINPTSPLWRVEAGEKPRQSRYFRFSLLPSLYVAGSMPPQVQTRVLDEDVTPVDFDSDADIVGITFMTHNAPRAYEIADAFRARGLTVIVGGYHPTFMPEEAKQHADAVCIGDAEDVVPRMIRDYEQGALQPFYRSEMRCLDGLPQPDRRHMRRKDYVPADAVQATRGCMYQCEFCSVAAFHTSRFRTRPVAEVIDELRALRRHVIFMDDNIIGDRAYAMELFTAMIPLRKRWFSQCDIGLAHDEELLELAARSGCGGLFIGFETLSQQGLAGWKKESNGRGQYNADVEALHRAGIAICAGFVFGGDHDTEDVFGDTLAFLLDTNIEALQTTRMTPFPGTPLFDDLDAQGRIFDRDWSHYDFNHVVFEPRHMSPERLDRGVGWVGHQFYQRSAIARRVWKSLQYLRPGVALGGVLALNLGYRGRKSIDGEFARGMLSLAQQA; encoded by the coding sequence ATGTCTACGATTCGATTCCTGATGATCAATCCCACATCCCCGCTGTGGCGCGTGGAAGCCGGGGAGAAACCCAGGCAGTCGCGTTACTTCCGTTTCTCCCTCCTCCCGAGCCTGTACGTCGCGGGTTCGATGCCGCCGCAGGTGCAGACGCGTGTCCTCGACGAGGATGTCACGCCGGTGGATTTCGACAGCGACGCGGACATTGTCGGCATCACGTTCATGACACACAATGCGCCGCGCGCATACGAGATCGCCGACGCCTTCCGTGCCAGAGGATTGACGGTGATCGTCGGGGGATACCATCCGACCTTCATGCCGGAGGAGGCGAAACAACACGCCGATGCGGTGTGCATCGGGGATGCGGAGGACGTGGTGCCGCGGATGATCCGCGACTACGAACAGGGCGCGCTGCAGCCGTTCTACCGCAGCGAGATGCGCTGCCTCGACGGACTGCCCCAGCCCGACCGCCGGCACATGAGGCGGAAGGACTATGTGCCCGCCGATGCGGTGCAGGCCACACGCGGGTGCATGTACCAGTGTGAATTCTGTTCCGTCGCCGCCTTCCACACGTCGCGCTTCCGCACACGTCCGGTTGCGGAGGTGATCGACGAACTGCGCGCCCTGAGGCGGCACGTCATTTTTATGGACGACAACATCATCGGCGACCGCGCGTATGCGATGGAGCTTTTCACCGCGATGATCCCGCTGCGCAAGCGTTGGTTCAGCCAATGCGACATCGGGCTGGCGCACGACGAAGAACTGCTCGAGCTGGCCGCGCGCAGCGGGTGCGGCGGCCTCTTCATCGGATTCGAAACACTGTCGCAGCAGGGACTCGCGGGCTGGAAAAAGGAGAGCAACGGACGGGGTCAGTACAACGCGGACGTCGAGGCGTTACACCGCGCGGGCATCGCGATCTGCGCGGGCTTCGTGTTCGGGGGCGATCACGATACGGAGGACGTGTTCGGGGACACGCTCGCGTTCCTCCTCGATACAAACATCGAGGCGCTGCAGACGACACGCATGACGCCGTTTCCGGGCACGCCGCTCTTCGACGACCTCGATGCGCAGGGACGGATCTTCGACCGCGACTGGAGTCATTACGATTTTAATCACGTCGTCTTCGAACCACGGCACATGAGCCCAGAACGCCTGGACAGGGGTGTGGGCTGGGTCGGGCACCAATTCTACCAGCGCAGCGCGATTGCCCGACGCGTGTGGAAGAGTCTGCAATACTTGCGGCCGGGCGTGGCGCTGGGCGGCGTGCTGGCACTCAACCTCGGCTATCGCGGACGCAAATCCATCGACGGAGAATTCGCGAGGGGCATGCTGTCGCTCGCACAGCAGGCATAG
- a CDS encoding alpha/beta fold hydrolase gives MKTHLRRSFFRRFAVTVLAVVLVLVVGLFLVLWYCSPGTMEKPLDSAGTLCTRGLAEKIAVPINGMQQGMIIRSCDTTHPVLLFLHGGPGMPEYFLERKYPTGLEALFTVCWWEQPGAGLSFDSDMPPGSLTVERLLRDATDVTEYLRRRFHTDRIYLMGHSNGTILGALLAARAPHLFHAYIGIAQVSRQMR, from the coding sequence ATGAAAACTCACCTGCGCCGTTCCTTCTTCAGGAGATTTGCTGTGACAGTGCTTGCCGTCGTACTAGTCCTCGTGGTGGGACTCTTCCTCGTCCTGTGGTATTGCAGCCCGGGCACGATGGAAAAACCTCTCGACAGTGCGGGCACTCTGTGTACACGCGGCCTCGCGGAAAAAATTGCCGTCCCGATCAACGGCATGCAGCAGGGAATGATCATTCGCAGTTGTGACACCACGCATCCTGTGCTTCTGTTCCTGCATGGCGGACCGGGCATGCCCGAGTATTTCCTCGAGAGGAAATATCCCACGGGACTCGAGGCCCTCTTCACCGTGTGTTGGTGGGAACAGCCGGGCGCGGGACTCTCGTTCGACAGCGACATGCCTCCCGGTTCATTGACCGTCGAACGGCTGCTCAGGGACGCGACGGACGTCACCGAGTACCTGCGGCGCCGCTTTCACACGGATCGGATCTACCTCATGGGACATTCCAACGGCACCATACTCGGCGCCCTGCTTGCCGCGCGTGCACCCCACCTGTTCCATGCGTACATCGGCATCGCGCAGGTGTCGCGTCAGATGCGTTAA
- a CDS encoding ATP-binding protein, translating into MVETHVSLDVTTGVALLCRRGDHAVLREATLWLHETCRRYGVPADATGRLDFCLNELMSNIIDHGYLDEDTHTVSISCDFTSHATVLRIRDDGVQFDAAGTDGYIQPTSLQEAGSRGYGLHLVHSFADGMRHTYNEGWNTVELHIAHATSH; encoded by the coding sequence ATGGTTGAGACACACGTGTCACTGGACGTGACCACGGGAGTCGCACTGCTGTGTCGCCGCGGCGACCATGCGGTGTTGCGCGAGGCCACGTTGTGGCTACATGAAACATGCAGGCGTTACGGTGTTCCGGCGGATGCGACAGGCCGGCTGGATTTCTGCCTCAACGAACTCATGTCAAACATTATCGACCACGGGTACCTCGACGAAGATACACATACGGTATCGATCTCCTGTGATTTTACATCACACGCAACCGTGCTTCGGATACGCGACGACGGTGTACAATTCGACGCGGCCGGAACGGATGGATACATACAGCCAACATCACTGCAGGAAGCAGGCAGCCGGGGCTACGGCCTGCATCTCGTACACAGTTTTGCGGATGGGATGAGGCATACGTACAATGAGGGATGGAACACGGTCGAGCTGCACATTGCCCACGCTACCAGCCATTAG